GGAACAGATGGCCTGCCTcagtctcctccttctcttcctcttcctcctcctcccacctccccctgccttcctccttttttcctcctccctctcctcctcttctccccgccaactcctcttccttttcctcttccttccccctcctcctttttctcctcctctccccccctcccacttctccttttctttttccttaaccCCCCCAACTCCTCTTCCTCACTGGCAGGCAACTCTGGTTCCAGCAATTCTTCTGCCACCAACTTCAACCTTGGAGGACTAGGGAGCCAAGGGCAGCTACAggacagaagggaagggaaaatgctCCACACACACATCCCCTTTGGGTCAGAACTGCATGGAAAAGACCAAACTTGGTTCAGAGCCAGACATTTATTTGTTGAGATCTTGGTGTTTGGCGTGCTTGGCTTTTCCCCCTCaaaaaacaaagctggctggggaattctgggagttgaagtccgccaggcttaaagttgccaaggttggagaccccctcctctaaaaggatggaaatgaccagctgtctgaaaggtgtataaatccttccatcctccatcctccagtcagaactgaagaagcttctcggatgagaagcgaaacatcttcaaaagaaagaaacaagtacgtccagttgccttttgtaaaaaagcacctttgggacaaccatgacctggatgactgagaatctccgtagacagttATCTGTGCCCATCTTCACCTCCTTAATAGACCCTCTGTGGAGCTGCCGCTGAAGAGTctctggaagcttcagctggtgcgaAATGAAATGGTGATGTGCGTTTCCTAAAGAACACACATTatagctctgctctgctctgctctaataataataatactaacagagttggaagggaccttggaggtcttctagtccaaccccctgcccaggcaggaaaccctacaccatctcagacagatggctatccaacattttctttaaaatgtccagtattggagcatttacaacttctgcaggcaagttgttccactgattaattgttctaactgtcaggaaatttctccttagttctaagttgcttctctccttggttagtttctacctgttgcttcttgtcctgccctcaggtgctttggagaacagcccgactccctcttctttgtggcaacccctgagatattggaacactgctatcatgtctcccctagtccttcttttcattaaactaggcataccgagttcctgcaaccattcttcatatgttttagcctccagtcgcctaatcatctttgttgctcttctctgcactctttctagagtctcaacatcttttttacatcgtggcgaccaaaactgaatgcaatattccaagtgtggccttaccaaggcattataaagtggtattaacacttcacatgatcttgattctatccctctgtttatgcagcccagaactgtgttggcttttttggcagctgctgcacactgctggctcatatctaaatggttgtccactaggactccaagatccctctcacaattactactattgagcaaggtaccacatatccggtacctgtgcattttggttttttggcctaaatgtagaaccttacttttttcactgttgaatttgaatgctctgctctgctctgctctgctctgctctgctctgctctgctctgctctgcgagTTGCATTGGTTGTCAGGCTGCTTCTGGGTCCAGTTCAAACCAGAGATGGgtctcagaaggttctgaccagttctggagaaccggtagcggaaattttaagtagttcggagaaccggtagtaaaaattctgactggccccgcccccctctattctctgcctcccaagtcccagctgattgggaggaaatggggattttgcagtaaccttcccctggagtggggtgggaatggagattttacagtattcttcccgtgccatgcccaccaagccacgcccaccaagccacgcccacagaaccggtagtaaaaaaaattgaaacccaccactggttcagaccACGGTGAAGCAGAAGGGACAGCCCCAGCTGAGTTCTGACACCACCCGGTCCAAATAGACAGGAAGAGGCAGAAGGAGGCTGGGAAGGGAAGAGGGTGAAGGGCAGAATTGGGGAAGGGAGGATCTCCAGCTCTTCCCTCCaggccaggggtcttcaaccttagcaactttaagacttgtggacttcaactcccagagttcctcagccagctttggagacccttgctccagGCTATTGTGAAAAGATTTGACTTCATAGCTCTGGAAGCTGGATCGCAGACAGAAGACGGCTAACTTCCCTTTAAAGATATTTTGTCCACCGGAGGCTTTTCTGATGCGCGAGTagggggaatgggggggggggagctgactGGAAGGAGAACAAGAATGggcatgggaggaggaggaggaggaggaaaaggaagcggGCAGAGCTCTGAACACTTTCACTTTCACTCCTGGCTCAGAAACCAACGGGAAAAACACCGCAACTAAGGAGGCTCGGTGAAGcgcgagggaaggaaggaggcgtTTCGGAGAGGGGAGAGGCAAGCGGGGACAGCAGccctcctccccgccccccccccgcgcccccATTGCTAGACTCCCCGAAGAGCCCCTGAGACCTGCGGGGAAAGGCTGGCGCTTAAAGCTGAGGATCAAAGCGCCAAACTGGGTTCATTTCCCGCAGAGGGTTAACTGCTGCACCGTCGGAAGCCAGCAAAGGGGGAGAAAAGAAGCGGGAAGGCCCGGCAGGTGAGAAAGGAAAggagtttgtttttaaaaaaaacattacctGGATTTAAAGACCGCCCGATCCCAGACGGCTCTTATTTAACCCGGCAACCCAGCGCCTTTCTCGGGAGTTCCagacaactcccatcatccccaggcaGCAGGGGAAGATGGGCATTGTAGTCTTTCCTCCCCACCATCACCTCCACCCCAAGGGAGCGGGGGGGGGTTCTCCCTCTTGGGTAACCATGGGCACTGAGCTGACCCGCTCCTCCACAAAGGCCGTTCCCACGACGCCTGGCCCACCAaccaatgggttggactagaagacctctaaggtccttatTATTCTATGCGCGTTCGGGGCTGGGCAGATTTTCTTTGCCCCGATTTCTCCTTTGGCTCCGGCTCCTTCCCTTTCCTGGCTCTCTAAGGggtctcttttccttctccccaaGGGAGCTTCGGCGAGGGGACTCAGCGGATGAGAACCGCGCCACTTTCACTTTCCAGCGCTCAGCCCCTCCGGCGCCCTTTACAGACTTTCTCCTTCTCCGCCAAGCTGTGATCGGAGCTGCCCTTCGGCGTCCGGGTCCGGATGGGGCTCTCGGTAGCCCGGTTAGGGTTTCTGTCCGCAGCGGCCGTCCTGTTGCTACGGGGAGGATACACAGGTGAGTGGCCGGAGGAGGCGGGGCTAAGGAGACCGGAGgcggtttttttaaattattattatttgaatttatatcccgcccttctccgaagactcagggcggcttacacagtgttaagcaatagtcttcatccatttgtatattatatacaaagtcagcttttattgcccccaacaatctgggtcctcattttacctaccttataaaggatggaaggctgagtcaaccttgggcctggtgggacttgaacttgcagtaattgcaagcagctgcgttaataacagactgcttagtctgttgagccctgAAAATCAGTTGCCTGATTTTTCTTGTGGCAGCGAGTTCCAGAGGCTTCACCCAGTTGGCATCTTATCcatctatatcagtggtgaaatgtaacgtttggtactaccggttcggtgggcgtggcttggcgggggggtgtaatgtgactgggagggcgtggccaacttttttttttacttttaaaagcattttttctacaacctcttcccctgaagaggttgtagaaaaaatgcttttaaaaggttctgacaatcccaactgagttgcctgatcaccagaaccttttaaaagcattttttctgcaacctagaaaaaatgcttttaaaactctctaacgatcccagctgagctgtgcgattatcagaggctttttttttacttttaaaagcatttttttttgactgaagaaaaaatgcttttaaaagttaaaaaaaaacaacctttgatgatcgcgtggctcagctgggcattggggtggggggccagggatttttggtaccggttctccaaaccacctgctgccatcgctaccagttcaggtgatccggtccgaactgggagcatttcatccctgatctatatatatataaaagccaaaaccACTCAGgtattaatcacgaaatctccagaaccataaagccaacaaacttgaaatttgccacatatgttccttttggcttctaggtgctgactaagaaaggatttttcaaaatgaccatcagagctttagtattttctatattattataacatgctctgatgctaattagttagagcaggggtagtcaacctttttattccttccgcccacttttgtatctctgttattagtaaaattttctaaccgctcaccAGTTCCACagaatgcgctgtgtatcgtcatctgtacatgcctctcgcgcatcgtggattggggtgggggggggcaccagctaccagctctgcttgtctgttacagctgggtggtgtggggggagatgtgcgagctattctgggaggaggctcttttgtttgtggtcgcactatagcgccatttagtttcacttatggaatgtgaactaaacttatgcgcgggcgatacaaatagtatattttcagaaatttaaattgtcacagggaattttatgaaaacctaatgaaaacgtttttaaataatgctatgaaatttttttaaaaagtcaattaaatttaaaaaaaggaaagtgcttcagtatcggacaaaacctctagcgcccaccatgaaagctggaacgcccactagtgggcggtagggaccaggttgactaccactgagttagacattctattccccctcccaacttgaaaataactggaGAGAATGGGGTAGCATACGGACAGACTGCCATGGGGCaggcctcatggagagaaggggctagaaagcctgagggagagaaggggagagaataggagatgtttctgtggggcaaggctgagggagagaaggggagaggagaggatctatggggcaagcctgacGGTTGCCTTCTCCCAAATCTCCTTTCTCTTTTCAGGCTCCTCCTCCCATTCATTACACATTTTCTATACATTGTTCGTGGACTCCAGCCAGGATGGGTCCCAGTACATTGTGGTGGTATATGTAGATGACCAACTGGCAGCACGTTTTGACCCGACGACCAGAAGAATGTTGCCTCAAGTGGCCTGGCTCCTTAATGTAAGGGAGGAGGACTCTTATTTCTTGGATGCAATATCTCAGGAAGTGAACAGCACAGAGCGGAAGTTCAAGAGTGAACTCCATGTCTTGCACATCTACCACAACTCCAGCAGAGGTAAGGCACACTGGGATGCAAGTGGGGGTTGGGGACCATggatttttggcctccccaggtcACCCTTCATCTCCAGGAGGAGTCTGGATAGATAGGAAATAGTAGCAAAGAAAATGGGCTTGTGCCTATCTTAATCAAAATATCTAAAAGGGTATGTGTAAATTTATAttaaagtgttgtgcctcgcccgcccccccccccccccgccgccgcagccgggtccctcttatctcctgccggacgctgatagtacagaagaatgtcctggcatgcctccagcccccagtcctggcactatgcccggacaaaccgaacaaacaaacctccctccgatagcatgtgcgcctgaagccagccacgagctgggattaccaacagctggagacgaaacgatgcaatggatagatccacgcttccggagaatggagaggcgacgtcagcaaaaggaagggaggggcaggcctggataagtgctgagtcatggagccacaccccatggcctatataaaggatctgctttctggcattctctgagtcaggcaaagtctaatctggattgctgaagtcacaccttggattcctgcctgccctgaggactctgataggactttggcagagctgcagaggcacgcttgatatggacttccccgactcggccgtcagagaaggagtgggacacgacataaagaGACCATGTACTTATCTCACGCATGAATGTGGAAGACTGaattaaggggttttttttgtatggCAAAAATGAACAGGACaaaataaagcaggggtccccaacctttcagacctcatggaccactaattttaaatcccgcggaccactaatatgatctgcctaatgactggctgggtgggcgtggctaggtggtcatgtgactgggtggctgtggccaacTCGGTGTCATTCATgtcgaggggcgcctcaccagcctctactcgcccctcccctgccagccactcttcacctccccgcctgggctccttagggcccaaaCAGGGAGCAGTTGTTGgatctaagcagccaccacgagaaagagttggcaaaacaactggttcctttcaaattggatctgaccgagaaggaggctcagtagaagctcctcactgaggactacgagcatatgGAAGATCTGTGGGAAtgaaaggccaggtaccagtgcctggaggctcagcgagctgagatggtcagccagttccaggccatgatgcagtctcactggaacaaggtcctccagctctttgccaccagcagcacttctctccagccttcgcccaaagccccacaccaggaggccgaagcagaccccaagttggaatttctccccacccctctgatccacacaaaaagaccccaaaggggaagactctctgcagcaacacaaacattcatggtGCGTATCCAGGCCAGggactgtagtttgaggacctctgagttagtgcaatataaaacatgcacatatgcatgttttctatggaccaccaaaattttctcacagatgaCCAGTGGTCCACCAGTGTCCTCAGGGTcagctgagtagtgcaaatgggtgtggatccttcctggaactgctgaaaggactgtgttgtagagctgtgctttctgcagccAAAAACCCCCATACCcacttgcactactcaggtgaccctgaggacacagacaaacctccaagcggccttaacgactctctaaaagaatgcaaatgaccagctgtctgtaaggagtataaatccttccattcctcaccatccagtcagagctgaagaagcttcttggatgagaagtgaaacgtcttcaaagaaaaaaacaaggaagtccagttgcctcttgaaaaaagcatctttgatgatctggatcaggggtctgcaacaggggtaaaatgttcccggttccaaccggatcgcgcgatctggtagcgatgggggcgggtagttcggagaaccggtagcaaaaattcctgcccaccaccactgcccatgcctcgctgttcctcttctctgtccctgaagctctccgtGGTGATATagtgcaaacggccttaaatgactgccgcggcgcttcaaagggccgcactacagctgatcagcgctgtaggtggctagtagaccggtgcctctattttttaaagaaggtagaccggtgcctcccaaaaaggggcaattagtagaccggtgcctctatttttaaagaaggtagaccggtgcctgccaaaaaggggcaattagtagaccggtgtctatttttaaagaaggtagaccagtgcgctcccaagttttgtatactttattatttttattatttattattattggccatgcccattcagtcacctgaccaccgagccacacccactgGGTCAccagaccaccaagccatgcccaccatttaagccacacccacacaagcggtagggaaaaaatttagatttcacccctagtctgcaaccttggcaactttaagacttgtggacttcaactcccagaattccttagccagcaaagctgactgaggaactctgggatttatttatttttaatttgaatttatatcccgcccttctccgaagactcagggcggcttacacagtgttaagcaatagtcttcatccatttgtatattatatacaaagtcaactttattgcccccaacaatctgggtcctcattttacctaccttataaaggatggaaggctgagtcaaccttgggcctggtgggacttgaacttgcagtaattgcaagcagctgtgttaataacagacagacttagtctgctgagccaccagaggcccttgaagtccacaagtcttaaagttgccaaggttgcagacccctgaaactggatggctgagaatctccatagacagttatCTGATCTTCCTGTGATGTCACATTTCAGCCCTGTGCCCATTTTCTCGTCAGGGTTTCACAGCTGGCAGAACGTGATCGGCTGCGAGCTGAGCGATGAAGGCCAAAAGCAGGGCACTTACTTGTATGGCTATGATGGGGAACCCTTCATCAGCTTGGATCAGAAGACCCTCTCCTGGATCGCAGTCAATGTCCAAGCACAGGTGACCAAGAGGCGGTGGGAAGCTGAGCCTTTGATCGCCCATAGCAGGAATGACTGTTTGGAGAACAAATGTATTGAGCTTCTTCAGAAGTGCGTCATGTATGGAAAGGATTCCCTGCTGAGGAAAGGTGAGGCTGGAAGAAGGGAGCCAAGGGTTGGTGATGTCACAGGAGAGtagttgtggcctgtcagctgtccgctcctccagcagccgaatcagatgaggaggtgaTGTGAGAATCAGGGCCagaatcaaggcaacctgagagctccgagggggaagacaGAATGGAACTGTCAGAGATAGAGACCGAGGTGGAGCCTCGGCTGTCCATCAGCCCCTCAGAtaaagagtcaacagcccccagatctgcaggtggctgatgaggaagaggagaaacagctgggtccagtgtctGATGCGTGGGTGcgtagaaggcagaggagaggagagcagtggaaatctatgggccaatccttgggatggaagagccaccgcttctagcgaagccccatcctagctctgggATTAAAAGGCagagggtggagatgaataggtatggcagacaactattcatctccttgCCGAATGGACTTGTCAGCCTGctgtgagaatgagagagagagactttttgctggggctgctggcgctcctagtAAAGAAATCATTGATTtagctacagagggtttgtcatgtttaggAGCTGGGTCAGAAAAATAATGCTCAACCTGTGGTACAGTGTCCCCCAGGCTACACATGTGCACTGTTAAAATATGCCAGAGTTGTTTTTCTACAGAACCCCCAGTGGCTAAAGTAACTTGTGGGATCCAGTACAAGGGCCTAGAGTCCCTCATCTGCCGAGCCTACAGCTTCTATCCCAAAGAAGTGAATATCACctggaggaaggatggagaagtCTGGGAGAAAGGCATCTTCCGGGCAGGTGTTCTTCCAAACTCAGACGGGACCTACCATGCCTGGCTGAGCATCGAGGTTGACCCGAAAGAGAAGAAGGATCATTATCGTTGCTACGTGGAACATGCGGGCCTGTCGGAGCCTCTGATCGTGGCCTTGGAAGAGTCTGGTGAGAGAAGTGGGATGAGATACCAGTTGAACCCAAGCAAACATGTCCCTTGAGTGGTCATACAACATGATGAATGTGGTGATGGAGTTTCCtcctttaccaggttcacctgatgCTGTGGACCTTaaattaagagccgtggtggcgcagtgcttagaatgcggtactgcaggctacttctgctgactgccggctgccagcagtttggcaattcgattcttacctgctcaaggttgactcagccttccatcctttcggggttggtaaagtgaggacccagattgtttggggcaacaggttgactctgtaaaccatttagagagggctgtaaagcaccataaagtggtatataatatactaagtgctattgcgattAAATTGGCCACGGGTTGAATTCACTCATCATGCCAGGCCCCGAGAGACCTTATCTTAGGTTCAACTGAACCCTTGTCCAGGTCCAGTGTGTTTGGCCATCCAGACCTTTGTGCAAATCTGAGCTAGTGGGTTAAGGCCATCTGAAAGAGGAGAAAGTTCAGAGCAGGGTTCTCTAACTCCCGGATCACAGACCAGTACTGGGCTGCAGCCTGTTTGGAAACTGGGCCACAAAAGCTGCAGGCGAGCGCACAAAGtgggggcgggttccaaatcccgttgctaccagtttgctcatgcgGATGCGCTCCCTTGCACATGCAGTGCTTCTGCACACGCGCAGAAGCGTCCAGgccggtgggtggagcctcccactgctgctgctattaccagtttgcctgatccgatacgaaccggtagcaacccaccactggcacaaaGATTCATTTGTGCAAGCGTGGGAGCTAGGTTGCAAAACCATTCCATCCCCCCCTTGCTGCCGCTGCCTCTTTTGCTGTCGATCCATAGAGcaagaaaggttggtgacccttggtATAAAAAGTGGTCTGGAAAACTTGACTCCTGTGGGATGTCGGAAGAATGaatgtgggtggggggaggggaggaaggcttATCGTACAGAAAGGCAGGTATTCTGTCCCCCTCAACCACAACCTAAAAGACTCgcgagctgactgtatttgccagcaactTACTCCtactacagatatcagttctggcaacaaacctgcgattgcctgccaagtcctcttatctcttcagtgcaaatgcggtctgttgctggagcaacccagagttcagaaataaacagaaatcccaaAAGCCAATTCCTTAGTCTTGCAAtgaagcagccaaagtttccaaaagtcagttttgtccgtcacgaaactcaatggaagctccacccacttttataccctgtggggtgcggctctgtgactcagcactctctgggccagcccctccctttcctttgctgcgcacgtttCTCTCGGCGTCGCTGctttgcatctagccaagattgatcctcctcagctgactcttggggtgttgccagggagaaggaggggtcgggggaaagaggccacatcagctcctcctcctccacctggcctgcctctggaatttggagcagagccagagaggaaggttctgCAAAGGGAACCCtctcggctcttccccctcactctccgagtcactctctgccaggaggcctggctcgggggcggAAGACACAACAGGCAGGTATGTTTCGACTGCATGTCAAAATTCTTGAGTTGGAAGTGTCCCTTGAGGTCATCCAATCCACCCCTTGCTCAGTTCAGGCATCCAATTTAAACCATCTCAGAAAGATGACTGTTTTGATCCTCTGGGCAAATCCATCATCTCCCTGGATCAGAAGTTCTGCGCCTACTATTAAGAACGTTTTAGAGCAATGTCCCTTGTTTCATTCCAAGGGAAGAGAAATCCCGAGGCTCCTCCAGTCATTTTGCCCTTTCTCCAAAACAGCCAACGGCATGGGGCTCAGGACTGGAGTTTTGGTGGCTGTGGCGGTTCTGTTTCTGGCGGTTCTGGCTCTGGCGGCTGTGTTCTTTCTGATCTACGTCGGTAAGTAATTCTTGGTTGGgtatggggcaggggtgaaatctacttaccttccccacCGGTTCAAAAGTGTGTGCTCCACATGTGCATGTCACATGTgtgcttggaccctctgcgcacgcACAAAgctttttgcacatgcgcagaaagtcaaaaacaggttacttcctgacatccgggcgggtgagtggagcctcgcgctgctgccgccgctatcggttctccgaaccacacaccaccatcactaccggttcggctgaaccggtccgaaccagtagcatttcacccctggaatggggtACACCATTCGCAAAAAGTGCAGGCTGCCAACTTCCAGGCCCCCAAACCAGGTACaactagtccttgatttacgacagttgagcccaaaattcatctcgataagcaagacatttgttaagtgagtttggccccattgcacgctctttcttgccacagctgtgaaGTGAATTACGcccagttagtaacctggttgttcagtgaatccagcttccccactgactttgcagaaagtcacaaaa
This genomic window from Ahaetulla prasina isolate Xishuangbanna chromosome 2, ASM2864084v1, whole genome shotgun sequence contains:
- the LOC131190871 gene encoding major histocompatibility complex class I-related gene protein-like isoform X3, yielding MGLSVARLGFLSAAAVLLLRGGYTGSSSHSLHIFYTLFVDSSQDGSQYIVVVYVDDQLAARFDPTTRRMLPQVAWLLNVREEDSYFLDAISQEVNSTERKFKSELHVLHIYHNSSRGFHSWQNVIGCELSDEGQKQGTYLYGYDGEPFISLDQKTLSWIAVNVQAQVTKRRWEAEPLIAHSRNDCLENKCIELLQKCVMYGKDSLLRKEPPVAKVTCGIQYKGLESLICRAYSFYPKEVNITWRKDGEVWEKGIFRAGVLPNSDGTYHAWLSIEVDPKEKKDHYRCYVEHAGLSEPLIVALEESGKRNPEAPPVILPFLQNSQRHGAQDWSFGGCGGSVSGGSGSGGCVLSDLRRQTHWSHGQRNLKRNTCGRGPGLCVAYV
- the LOC131190871 gene encoding major histocompatibility complex class I-related gene protein-like isoform X2, which translates into the protein MGLSVARLGFLSAAAVLLLRGGYTGSSSHSLHIFYTLFVDSSQDGSQYIVVVYVDDQLAARFDPTTRRMLPQVAWLLNVREEDSYFLDAISQEVNSTERKFKSELHVLHIYHNSSRGFHSWQNVIGCELSDEGQKQGTYLYGYDGEPFISLDQKTLSWIAVNVQAQVTKRRWEAEPLIAHSRNDCLENKCIELLQKCVMYGKDSLLRKEPPVAKVTCGIQYKGLESLICRAYSFYPKEVNITWRKDGEVWEKGIFRAGVLPNSDGTYHAWLSIEVDPKEKKDHYRCYVEHAGLSEPLIVALEESANGMGLRTGVLVAVAVLFLAVLALAAVFFLIYVAKRIGAMGRETSTTSQFFEMHPVLQEQDQMQSRMIMKDFQRRRMEAGPLGSLLTC
- the LOC131190871 gene encoding major histocompatibility complex class I-related gene protein-like isoform X1, which codes for MGLSVARLGFLSAAAVLLLRGGYTGSSSHSLHIFYTLFVDSSQDGSQYIVVVYVDDQLAARFDPTTRRMLPQVAWLLNVREEDSYFLDAISQEVNSTERKFKSELHVLHIYHNSSRGFHSWQNVIGCELSDEGQKQGTYLYGYDGEPFISLDQKTLSWIAVNVQAQVTKRRWEAEPLIAHSRNDCLENKCIELLQKCVMYGKDSLLRKEPPVAKVTCGIQYKGLESLICRAYSFYPKEVNITWRKDGEVWEKGIFRAGVLPNSDGTYHAWLSIEVDPKEKKDHYRCYVEHAGLSEPLIVALEESANGMGLRTGVLVAVAVLFLAVLALAAVFFLIYVAKRIGAMGRETSTTSQFFEMHPVVSRRYGAVGSYLFHQREKIKPLGLKQNISEFLVKLNPEKQRTDSTGFINFFICIITHEVNLQYQQWFFQERSVSLQFRSADKFTHRENSRETSVTFNSQTQKLQTKAHSGSSLSQLLID
- the LOC131190871 gene encoding major histocompatibility complex class I-related gene protein-like isoform X4 — protein: MGLSVARLGFLSAAAVLLLRGGYTGSSSHSLHIFYTLFVDSSQDGSQYIVVVYVDDQLAARFDPTTRRMLPQVAWLLNVREEDSYFLDAISQEVNSTERKFKSELHVLHIYHNSSRGFHSWQNVIGCELSDEGQKQGTYLYGYDGEPFISLDQKTLSWIAVNVQAQVTKRRWEAEPLIAHSRNDCLENKCIELLQKCVMYGKDSLLRKEPPVAKVTCGIQYKGLESLICRAYSFYPKEVNITWRKDGEVWEKGIFRAGVLPNSDGTYHAWLSIEVDPKEKKDHYRCYVEHAGLSEPLIVALEESANGMGLRTGVLVAVAVLFLAVLALAAVFFLIYVAKRIGAMGRETSRGIHVGEAQDFVWLMCEPFDILSD
- the LOC131190871 gene encoding major histocompatibility complex class I-related gene protein-like isoform X5 — encoded protein: MGLSVARLGFLSAAAVLLLRGGYTGSSSHSLHIFYTLFVDSSQDGSQYIVVVYVDDQLAARFDPTTRRMLPQVAWLLNVREEDSYFLDAISQEVNSTERKFKSELHVLHIYHNSSRGFHSWQNVIGCELSDEGQKQGTYLYGYDGEPFISLDQKTLSWIAVNVQAQVTKRRWEAEPLIAHSRNDCLENKCIELLQKCVMYGKDSLLRKEPPVAKVTCGIQYKGLESLICRAYSFYPKEVNITWRKDGEVWEKGIFRAGVLPNSDGTYHAWLSIEVDPKEKKDHYRCYVEHAGLSEPLIVALEESGKRNPEAPPVILPFLQNSQRHGAQDWSFGGCGGSVSGGSGSGGCVLSDLRRQTHWSHGQRNLNHQPVF